AGCTATTTTATCAAGATGCTGAAAATGGTTTAAAGTTGTTGCCAAGAATAACCTTTGACCATATTAAGCTGAATTCATATTCTACGATGCGTGTGAATCTGGCAGCCCAAGTACTTAGTGCAACAGTGGCAGCAGTGATGAGATCATTTGGCTCTCCAgatgcaacagcaacagcaaagTTGTGTGAAATGATGGATTCATTCTTTGGTTGCCTTAATGTCCCCAGCACAACAGAGTACCAGAGGaaaagaaagccatttcttGCTCCGTACACATCAGTGAATGACCAAAGATTTGCCTGGTTGGAGAATGATTTCCTTGGATATCTGAGGGAATGGAAAGAGAGCATTGCCAACCGCCCTGGGGAGTTCTCTAATAATGCCTGAAGCCGTATGTTTAGATCCTGGCAAACCCATAAAGGATTACAGACAACAGCACACTCAGTTGCAGAAGCAACCAAGTTTCTACTGAATGAAGGCATGCAGTATGTATTGACCGAGAGATTCTGTCAGGATTCTGTCGAGGAGTACTTCGGTAACCAAAGGAAGTTTGGACGAAGAAGCGACAACCCAGATATAAAAGCATTTGggtacaataataatactatCAGAGTTCAACGTGCAGTCTCCTGCCAATCTGGCAACACACGAGGGAGAAAAGACAGGGACAAAGCATGGGTTAATGTTTCTAATGACCCAGTTCCAAAGAAGAAGAGTAAAAAGGAAAAAGCTAATTAACACTTCTAGTGATGGTAGCATGTAAACAAAAGCAAGAttataatgaaatttaaatTATGATATAGAGTATCTATTTATGAGATAAGTAACAATTCTGCTTTTGAGTGTACTTAACTAAAAATAGGTATCCTACATCATTCAAAGGTTATAGTTCCTCTACTATGATAATTCCAGTGCATACTTAATTATAACATGGAGCTCTTGATGGAAAATGTTTTTGCATCTATGAATATCCAATTTCGTTTTTCTGATTAGAATGTTTGCTTTACTTTAGAAATTTCAACAATAGTACGAggtgaatattttttttgataAAAACTACTAATTCAGCCCCCGGATTGGCTGAGCCACTAGAAGTCTATTTGTGATAGACATGTAGTAGCAAAGTGCTGGTTTTGATAGCATTTCAACATTATTAATATATCAATTCAAAATGTTACAATATGACCATTAAAATAGTCAATATAACCATTAATATCAAATAATGTTCATTCTATGTTCATTCTATGACTGTCTTTCAATTTCATTCTCTTTGCTAGCCCTGCATATTTCCTTGCGCAGTGCCTTTTCTTTAAGTTGTTTGGAATTGATCTTGTGTTTCTGGATGACATCCTTGGCAAATGAAAAGCAGCGTACTTTTACATATAAATAAACAATGTTATGTAATGCATCTTTGGCAATACTTTCATCTGCAATTAATTCAGATTCAGACAACATTGCATTATATGCTGATACCAACTGAATATCACAAACACACCTGGATTCAATAATAGAAATATCAATATTGTGAAGGCTCCTAGAGGTCACAATCCTAAAATGATGTTCTATCCTCTCAAAAATTAATTGGGAATATTTAGAAAAGTCCACCTTGGTTTAAAGAGGAAGTAAGTTTCTGGTTTTCCATATCATTGTGGTTTTCCACTTTCCCAGCCTTAAGTATGGAGGCTGTTTGCTCACACTCTCGTGACTTCGTATTCTTATGCTTGTTATACAGCTTGTGGAGCACGTAACCACCAACATATTGTAAACCAGCTGTTTCTCTTTCAGACAGTTTCGGTGGTGGGTCAGTAAtgattgtttcaaatttctctttgcTTTGAGCCAGCATACAGTCAGCAACCTTAGTAGTAAGCAGTGTAGCAGCATGTCTTGATAATCCTTCAAAAACCTTCGTTGAATTTAACACTATACTTGGATAGAAGTTAGAGTAGAATTTTTCTGCATTCCCAGACTTTATCAAACGTTCATACATCTTCTTAACTTCACAAAATTCCGTTGATGAACTGCTTATGTTAAAGGAATATGACATAAGCTCGTCTCTGACGCTTTGTGGATAGACTTTATTCTCTAGAATCTTTGCTAACCGGTTtttctgctcccgtctgaccttgtagctcagtcggtagagcggcggagatctaacccgaaggtcgtgggttcaattcccaccctggtcagagtttttctctgtccttgtgtgggcccatttccatctgtagggctaacgctcacatggttcatatgggattgaaatctagcacttcacattacactctattcagttaactctgttaaaaataatattgtttcatACGAAACGTCATCTAAAGGCCTTGTTTGCCTTTTATTCTCTTTCCCTCCTGAACTTAAGTCAAAAATGACTAAAGAAAGCGAAAGCAGAAGGACGGGAGTCTTCATGATTCCTAATGATCAGCAAACTAGATTGCTTATCACTACACCAAGCTACACATGAGGTTATCCAGACATAGTCTAGACAGAAGACCAGACGTGTAGACTTGGTAACTGACGTTTtccaatagttttttttaaacatcaATATGTTGTTCTCCGCAACGGAACACCATAGCGTAATTTAATTCTGTCTCTTAAGGtattacttttgttttaattattagGCAAACTAAGTCTGTAAGTGTCAAAGCCCTAAGCGTAGTAATGGACAGTACACTTATCGGCAGCCTATGTAAGAAAGCCAGTTAAAGAATTAGTGTGCTGATTAGTTAACCAGGCTTTCACATGAGCATCTTCCACCAATAGACATTATTCGCCACTTACGTCACGATGCTGTCACGTGGTCTCTATTGGGTAAACAAACGAGGAATACTTCCAGCTTGTGTAGTGAATTGTGTTCGCTGCTTATCAATTTCTTTAGACTTTGTGGCTATGGTTCATTATTGCTGTGTTTTCGACTGTAAAAATAGCTCAGCTGCAAATGACTTCTCATTTCACGGCTTCCCGAAGGATGAAAAGCTCGttaaggtaagaaatgttttcatgtttttctgCCGGCGAGTCGAACAATACCGTGGTACCTTTTCGTTTGCGTTGCTTTCGCTCAGTTTCCTCTTTCACTGTTGTTCTTAGGTTTGGATTACGCGAATAAAAAGAGATCCCAAAAAAGATTTTAAGGTGACTGAAAGTACAAAAGTTTGTTCAGAGCATTTTACACCGGAGGATTTTATATCGACTTCACGCTGCAAGAGAAAGTTAAAGAAAGGCGCCTGTCCCTCTATATTTTCGTGGACTGGCAAAAGACATGAAAGGTCCCTACCTGCAAAGAGATTAAAACTTCAAATGGAACAAGAACTTCTTGAAGCTGAACTTACTGCCACTGCTTCGGAGGGGGAAGAACAGTTTGATGAAACAGACAGAGAAAGTTTTGTTTCCAGGGGCATACAAGTTGACCTGGAGGTCCCATGCACACACAGGTTTTCAATACACATCTTAAGGTCCTTGTGCAACAGCACACAAAAAGAAGTTAAATACTTCTCCCAGTATACCGGTTTTAAATGTTATGAGAGATTTAGAATGGTACTAGAGTTTGTTTTGCCTGATCTTGACAAGTCATGTGTAATAAACTGGGATTCCAAAGGGGCAAAACAAGCTCGCATTGACTCACATTCTCTCTTTGATTCTGACCCTGAAAGTGTTGATCCATCCTCAGATTCAAGCGATGAAGACAACCCAGTCACCGAGGAAAGGAAATATAGTTTGGATGTTGAGGATGAATTTCTACTAGTATTAATGAAACTCAGACTGGGGTTAACAAACACTGATTTATCTGTTAGATTTAATGTATCTGAAGGAACTGTTTCTAAATTGGTCACAACTTGGATTAATTACTTATATGTACGTCTTGGTGATTTAAAGATATGGCCTCATAGAAACGTTATAATTGCCAATATGCCTGCTAGTTTTAAGGAGAAATATCCCAACACCATTATAATCATTGATGCCACAGAACTTAGAATACAAACTTCATCATCCCTTTTAAGGCAGTCCCAGAGCTACTCCAGTTACAAGTCAACTAACACGTTCAAAAGCCTCATTGGAGTTGATGCCAAGGGTGGGATTATTTTTGTGTCCCAGTTATATACCGGTTCAATTTCTGACAAGGAAATTGTTATCAGAAGTGGCTTTTTGAATACCCTTAAGGACAAACTAACAGTTGGGGAAATATTATCTTCTGATGCTGTCATGGCTGACAAGGGTTTTGACATAGGGGATGAGCTGAACAAAGTTAACCTGCATCTCAACATCCCCCCATTTCTTCAAAACCAAAGTGCATTTAGTGAAGGTGATGTAATAAAGACACAAACAGTAGCCCAGCACCGAATCCACATTGAGCGAGCAATTGGTAAAGTGCGCAGATTTAGAATATTTTCTAGTGAAATCCCGGTGACCATGTTTGGGCTTATTAACCAGATATGGACAGTGTGCTGTATTTTGTCAAACTTTATTGAGCCTATTCTTGACTAGATTAATTAGCAAATGTAATTCTTCCATGATAGTGTTCATTAAAAGAAACTGATAAAGTGTCCCATTAAAAGTGTTTATAAAATAATGATATAGTGCCTGACCACTTTTTAGAACTAAATTCTTGAGAAAAGAACTTTTACATTGATACCGTAACATTGTTTTTAATATCACAAAAGACAACAAGAACCTTGCCCAAGTattataagcattgttttctcCAAACACATGGTTGAGAGGGAGCCCACAATCATAATGAAGAAACACTTAATTTTCATGTTGTGCCACAGTAAGAAACATTAACAGCACCATGTAAACCCAACTCTCAGAACCTAATCTACAGCACATGTAGTAAGACTCAAGGCTTGCTGAAAGAGCAAGGAAGGAAATTTAACATAATCAAATTAGCCTCATGTCTGAACAATCACTTTCTCTTCAATAAAAGACATGACACAGTGACTATTAAGACTGTATTTGTGGATTACATCATTTCATCAGGGATCCCCCTGTTTTATcctttatacatgtagttttgccAAAAAGGGCAAAGCAtgattaaagtaaaaaattttcaacttgggaAAAAGATTTTCTTCCCAGTACCTCTGATTAAAGTAAATCCTCTGAACATTTACACTGTGTGAACCTGAGAGGTGAACAACAAAATCACACCATGGAAGCCCAGTGATAGCTAGCTGCCCTTGTACCTGGTCATAGTAACCACTTTTATCATTATCTTTCAGTTTTGGCTTTCCATCAACCATAtgaaggaaaaagtttgaatCTGCACATGCTTCCTCCATTGTGTAGTTTCTCCATGTATAAggattttttatttccattaaACCAAATGGATCCTTTTCAGTGGGGTCATAAACTTTCCCATCAGGAGAGGCCCCAAGGTAGGGAAAAGAGGGGTTTATCACC
Above is a window of Montipora capricornis isolate CH-2021 chromosome 6, ASM3666992v2, whole genome shotgun sequence DNA encoding:
- the LOC138050972 gene encoding uncharacterized protein; this encodes MEQELLEAELTATASEGEEQFDETDRESFVSRGIQVDLEVPCTHRFSIHILRSLCNSTQKEVKYFSQYTGFKCYERFRMVLEFVLPDLDKSCVINWDSKGAKQARIDSHSLFDSDPESVDPSSDSSDEDNPVTEERKYSLDVEDEFLLVLMKLRLGLTNTDLSVRFNVSEGTVSKLVTTWINYLYVRLGDLKIWPHRNVIIANMPASFKEKYPNTIIIIDATELRIQTSSSLLRQSQSYSSYKSTNTFKSLIGVDAKGGIIFVSQLYTGSISDKEIVIRSGFLNTLKDKLTVGEILSSDAVMADKGFDIGDELNKVNLHLNIPPFLQNQSAFSEGDVIKTQTVAQHRIHIERAIGKVRRFRIFSSEIPVTMFGLINQIWTVCCILSNFIEPILD